One Ochotona princeps isolate mOchPri1 chromosome 7, mOchPri1.hap1, whole genome shotgun sequence genomic window carries:
- the PARM1 gene encoding prostate androgen-regulated mucin-like protein 1 produces the protein MVCKTLFALCIFTAGLRVHSLPTSASLPVSLPAKVTPPLTIWTSSPQNTSAVSDSQASDIPSTSGLPIAVLAPTSTLPKNNSTETREGAVTNTATKWEATTQDSSPGRISPTSSRDHSTPVSGRPGSATPEIPVPATESQTSTQSSTSISPQTPVSSPQTPVSSPQTPVSSPQTPVSSPQTPVSSPPATSASPPETPPASVILEHNSTVSTPQPSGTPTTPAFPTEEGSSAIPSTAQPTTEPMPKEGTPQETESGMVMCEFETTTPFVIMREVEHALSSGSIAAITVTVIAVVLLVFGVAAYLKIRHSSYGRLLDDHDYGSWGNYNNPLYDDS, from the exons GATTGAGGGTTCACAGTCTGCCTACATCAGCCAGCTTGCCTGTTTCTCTTCCGGCCAAAGTGACTCCACCACTCACCATCTGGACTAGCTCTCCACAAAACACCAGTGCGGTCTCTGACTCCCAAGCCAGTGACATCCCCAGCACCTCGGGCCTCCCCATTGCAGTCTTAGCCCCAACCTCAACACTTCCCAAGAACAATTCTACTGAGACCAGGGAAGGGGCGGTCACCAACACAGCCACGAAATGGGAAGCTACAACCCAAGACTCCTCCCCTGGTAGGATCTCCCCAACAAGCAGCAGAGACCACTCAACGCCTGTCTCTGGGAGACCCGGCTCGGCCACTCCTGAAATACCTGTTCCAGCCACAGAATCACAAACCTCCACGCAGTCTTCCACATCCATTTCCCCACAAACTCCAGTCTCCTCCCCACAAACTCCAGTCTCCTCCCCACAAACTCCAGTCTCCTCCCCACAAACTCCAGTCTCCTCCCCACAAACTCCagtctcctcccctccagccacatCAGCTTCACCCCCTGAGACTCCTCCTGCCTCTGTCATCTTGGAGCACAACTCCACTGTGAGCACCCCGCAGCCCAGTGGCACTCCAACCACACCAGCTTTTCCCACAGAGGAGGGCAGCTCCGCCATTCCATCCACTGCACAGCCCACAACCGAGCCCATGCCCAAGGAAGGAACGCCCCAAGAAACTGAGTCCGGCATGGTGATGTGTGAATTTGAGACCACCACACCCTTTGTGATTATGCGGGAAGTGGAACACGCCTTAAGTTCAG GTAGCATTGCTGCCATCACCGTGACTGTCATTGCCGTGGTGTTGTTGGTGTTTGGAGTGGCCGCATACCTGAAGATCAg GCATTCCTCCTACGGAAGACTTTTGGACGACCATGACTACGGTTCCTGGGGCAACTACAACAACCCTTTGTATGATGACTCCTAA